A single region of the Oncorhynchus keta strain PuntledgeMale-10-30-2019 chromosome 4, Oket_V2, whole genome shotgun sequence genome encodes:
- the LOC118377231 gene encoding phosphatidylinositol 3,4,5-trisphosphate 5-phosphatase 2B-like: MAVAWYHRDISRVHAEDLLARAGRDGSFLVRDSESVPGAYALCLLYQRHVHTYRILPDADGLLAVQTSQGVQVNCFRTLGDLVLGYQHPHKGLVIPLLYPVGRDTDTGEESSGDDEKPGLVWSPNPAPVSVSTSPPEGPPVTPVTPSPHLLFLHRLQELNTPSMAGEVVGLLSEYLCSELPLDVEGLRRGAKGLLHLHHTLGTACQGLNSEIDLTMSSLETLAKVFDHPTCPLTSTKSQNMGRGPDMELDSLLCKISALVSLLSSLEKRVLKALQDAVTNHNLAVQPAPLREPAPVSAPVPAPAPDPVPVSAPAPVPAPSPAPARAPAPAPSPAPVPAPSPAPAPAHAPAPAPSPAPVPAPALVPVAKNNARPIPVHSFQIKMVRYGRQTVSVDLDTGVLLFDRKAGSFGAETVSHDRILQLVKFQSSPAKLRMVVDSHHNTPRELMFESARKREAFCQLLQLMKTRHSHLSEPDVISVFVGSWNMGGSPPPRSLQSWVTCCGLGRTPDESTALLPHDIYALGTQENSQGEKEWTEHVKATLHSYTHIEYKQVAVQSLWNMRLAVFVKPEHESRISHVNTASVKTGLGNTLGNKGAVGVSLLFNSTSFGFVNCHLSSGSEKVVRRNQNCADILRLLSLGDRQLSAFDVSLRFTHLFWCGDLNYRLDLDVQDILKHVSKREFDELMCADQLTRERHKRKAFLNFKEEKIAFPPTYRYERGSRDSYLWQKYKTSGVRVNVPSWCDRILWKSYSETHITCNSYGCTDDIFTSDHSPVFATFHVGVTSQFISKTDPNSSMERAWMEMEGVEAIVKTASKAKFFIEFHSSCLEEVRRSVENDSQSCDVPGFLKLGWSPKQLPKLLPIVSDMEYLQDQHLLLSVKSCDGFESYGECCVALRSLIGAAEQFETFLTHRGEEIGSIRGRVRVHVPKDRRGTREKIYEWFCFEKDEKGLVRGCLSPPSTRAPISRSSPPPPKPAPSSYTNPAYFIFEGVSVLGRVEESPPPRRDPQVVWAGDSALQLPKLFGGRGCDRKSPRRSDFTEIEIPGILPHYPSTNDHHPPQTNSSYQLFPAKDPSPIPPAPSPTSHYHEQPIQPRPSKNNVVQDSILPAKNLRNMYMNHSAIIRENPRREQPRVHQQEQAIPVRSSKLPAFYPYVSTCVPHTQAPWVVEQPVGPLGDHSLTALQIAKSLSEVDFFPLDLEAPSSPCQRPAQRNDLAIAAERGYCWEKEVLYGAPETVRELLSTLGLQKYTLGLSLNGWDDLDYFSGITEEDLRAAGVSNPSHRRRILENLPRIWDSL; this comes from the exons ATGGCGGTGGCGTGGTACCACCGCGACATCAGCCGCGTGCATGCGGAGGACTTGCTGGCCCGGGCAGGGAGGGACGGCAGCTTCCTGGTCAGGGACAGTGAGTCTGTGCCTGGAGCCTACGCCCTCTGTCTGCT GTACCAACGGCACGTTCACACTTATCGTATTCTTCCTGATGCAGACGGCCTGTTGGCTGTACAG ACGTCTCAAGGGGTGCAGGTGAACTGTTTCCGTACACTGGGGGACCTGGTGTTGGGGTACCAGCACCCTCATAAGGGTCTGGTCATCCCCCTGCTGTACCCTGTGGGGAGGGACACAGATACTGGTGAGGAGAGCTCAGGTGATGATGAGAAGCCAGGGCTGGTGTGGAGTCCCAacccagccccagtctcagtcagTACATCTCCTCCAGAAGGACCCCCAGTCACCCCAGTCACCCCTTCcccccatctcctcttcctccacaggCTGCAGGAGCTCAACACACCCAG CATGGCAGGTGAGGTGGTTGGGCTGCTCAGTGAGTATCTGTGCAGTGAGCTGCCTCTGGATGTGGAGGGTCTGCGTAGAGGAGCAAAAGGCCTACTCCATCTACACCACACCCTGGGCACAGCATGCCAGGGACTCAACAG TGAGATTGATCTGACCATGTCCAGTTTGGAGACGCTGGCCAAAGTGTTTGACCATCCCACCTGCCCTTTAACCTCCACCAAGTCACAG AATATGGGTAGAGGTCCAGACATGGAGTTGGACAGTCTGCTGTGTAAAATCTCTGCCCTGGTCAGCCTGCTGTCCTCCCTGGAGAAGAGG GTGCTGAAAGCTCTTCAAGATGCTGTGACCAATCACAACCTGGCTGTGCAGCCTGCCCCTCTCCGTGAACCCGCCCCTGTCTCAGCTCCAGTCCCTGCTCCTGCCCCAGATCCAGTCCCAGTCTCTGCTCCAGCACCAGTCCCTGCTCCATCTCCTGCTCCTGCCCGTGCTCCAGCTCCAGCCCCTTCTCCAGCCCCAGTCCCTGCTCcatctcctgctcctgctcctgcccATGCTCCAGCTCCAGCCCCTTCTCCAGCCCCAGTCCCTGCTCCAGCACTAGTCCCTGTAGCCAAGAACAATGCCAGGCCCATACCTGTCCATTCCTTtcag attaAGATGGTGCGTTACGGCAGACAGACCGTGTCAGTGGACTTGGACACAGGAGTGCTGCTGTTTGACAGGAAGGCCGGGTCATTCGGAGCGGAGACAGTCTCACACGACCGGA TTCTGCAGCTAGTCAAGTTCCAGAGCAGTCCAGCCAAGCTGCGCATGGTAGTGGACAGTCATCACAACACCCCACGAGAGCTCATGTTTGAGAGTGCAAGG aAGCGGGAGGCGTTCTGCCAGCTGCTGCAGCTGATGAAGACCAGACACTCCCATCTGAGTGAACCTGATGTCATCTCTGTGTTTGTGGGCAGCTGGAATATGG GTGGCTCCCCTCCCCCTCGCAGTCTGCAGTCCTGGGTGACATGCTGTGGTCTGGGGCGAACCCCAGATGAGTCCACAGCTCTGCTGCCTCACGACATCTACGCCCTGGGTACCCAGGAGAACTCTcagggggagaaggagtggaCCGAGCACGTCAAGGCTACCCTACACAGCTACACTCATATAGAGTACAAACAG GTGGCAGTACAGTCACTGTGGAACATGAGGCTGGCAGTGTTCGTGAAGCCGGAGCACGAGAGTCGCatcagccatgtaaacacagccaGTGTGAAGACTGGCCTGGGGAACACACTGG GAAATAAAGGTGCTGTTGGGGTTTCCTTACTCTTCAACAGTACTTCTTTTGGATTTGTTAACTGCCATCTGAGCTCTGGCAGTGAGAAAGTAGTCAG GAGGAACCAGAACTGTGCGGACATCCTCAGACTGTTGTCCCTGGGTGACCGGCAACTCAGTGCCTTTGACGTCAGCCTGCGCTTCACACATCTCTTCTGGTGTGGAGACCTCAACTACAGACTAGATCTGGACGTACAG GACATTCTCAAACATGTTTCCAAGCGGGAGTTTGATGAGCTCATGTGTGCTGACCAGCTGACGCGAGAACGACACAAGAGGAAGGCCTTCCTCAATTTCA AGGAAGAGAAGATTGCGTTTCCGCCCACCTATCGGTACGAGAGGGGGTCCAGGGACAGTTACCTGTGGCAGAAGTACAAGACCTCTGGC GTTCGTGTCAATGTGCCATCATGGTGTGACCGGATTCTGTGGAAGTCTTACTCAGAGACACATATCACCTGCAACTCCTATG gttgTACAGATGACATCTTCACCAGCGACCACTCGCCTGTTTTTGCCACATTCCATGTAGGGGTGACGTCACAGTTCATTTCCAAAACAG ACCCAAACTCGAGCATGGAGAGGGCCTGGATGGAGATGGAAGGTGTTGAGGCCATTGTGAAGACAGCCAGCAAAGCCAAGTTCTTCATTGAGTTTCACTCATCCTGCCTTGAAG AGGTCCGCCGTTCCGTAGAGAATGACTCGCAGAGCTGTGACGTGCCTGGCTTCCTCAAACTGGGCTGGTCCCCCAAGCAGCTGCCCAAG CTTCTCCCGATCGTCTCAGACATGGAGTACCTTCAGGATCAGCACCTCCTGCTGTCTGTCAAGTCATGTGACGGGTTTGAGTCATACG GTGAGTGCTGTGTGGCACTGCGCTCCCTTATCGGTGCGGCAGAGCAGTTTGAGACGTTTCTGACCCACCGGGGTGAGGAGATTGGCTCCATACGTGGGCGGGTCAGGGTCCATGTGCCCAAGGACCGGCGAGGAACACGGGAGAAGATCTACG AATGGTTCTGCTTTGAGAAGGATGAGAAGGGTCTGGTGAGGGGATGCTTGTCTCCTCCGTCCACTCGGGCACCTATCAGCCG ATCGTCACCGCCTCCACCCAAGCCGGCCCCTAGCAGTTACACAAACCCTGCCTACTTCATATTTGAAGGTGTGTCTGTCCTGGGAAGAGTAGAGGAGTCTCCACCCCCTCGCAGGGACCCTCAGGTGGTCTGGGCCGGCGACTCCGCGCTGCAGTTACCCAAACTCTTCGGGGGGCGTGGCTGTGACAGGAAGTCCCCTCGCAGGTCTGACTTCACTGAAATCGAGATTCCAGGGATCCTGCCCCACTATCCTTCCACCAATGACCATCATCCACCCCAGACTAACTCCTCCTATCAGCTCTTCCCAGCAAAGGACCCATCGCCAATCCCCCCTGCCCCAAGCCCCACCTCTCACTATCATGAACAACCCATACAACCACGACCAAGCAAAAACAATGTTGTCCAGGACTCCATCCTGCCTGCCAAGAACCTGAGGAACATGTACATGAACCACTCCGCCATCATCAGAGAGAACCCCAGGAGAGAACAGCCTAGGGTGCACCAACAGGAACAAGCCATCCCTGTACGGAGCAGCAAACTCCCAGCCTTCTACCCATATGTGTCCACCTGTGTACCCCACACCCAGGCACCGTGGGTGGTGGAGCAGCCAGTTGGGCCCCTTGGGGACCACTCCCTCACAGCCCTGCAGATAGCCAAGTCACTCAGCGAGGTAGACTTCTTCCCATTGGACCTTGAGGCTCCATCTAGCCCATGCCAGAGACCGGCCCAGAGGAATGACCTGGCCATAGCTGCAGAAAGAGGATACTGCTGGGAGAAAGAG
- the arr3b gene encoding arrestin 3b, retinal (X-arrestin) isoform X1, producing MAKVYKKTSGNESIALYLGKRDFVDHVESVDIVDGVIKVDPAELEGRKVWVYLACAFRYGSDDLDVIGLSFRKDIWVKRIQIYPVVGTNPANTPMQEALLKKCGDQGHPFTFTIDTNLPCSVGLQPAPEDAGKSCGVDYEVKAYIAKEADDPDEKISKKDTCRLIIRKIQFAPGKVGAGPKADISKNFMMSDKPVHLEASIEKELYFHGDPIPVNVKINNETTKVVKKIKITVEQTTEVLLYQSDKYSKTVLTEEFAEEIKGESTLEKTFTVIPLLSNNKEKRGLAVDGRLKDEDTNLASTTIIRPGMDKGMQGIMVSYKIKVNLLVSSGGLLGGLTASDVGVEVPLILMSPKPADVTDIKFE from the exons ATGGCAAA AGTCTACAAGAAGACCAGCGGCAACGAATCA ATTGCTCTCTACCTGGGGAAGAGAGACTTTGTGGACCATGTGGAGAGTGTTGACATCGTCG ATGGGGTGATCAAGGTGGACCCCGCTGAACTTGAAGGCAGGAAAG TATGGGTGTATCTGGCATGCGCCTTCCGTTATGGTAGTGACGACCTGGATGTGATCGGGCTGTCATTCAGAAAAGACATCTGGGTTAAAAGGATTCAGATCTACCCTGTTGTTGGCACCAATCCAGCCAACACCCCCATGCAGGAGGCCCTCCTGAAGAAATGTGGGGACCAAGGCCATCCCTTCACTTTCACT ATTGATACCAACCTGCCATGCTCAGTCGGCCTTCAGCCCGCACCAGAGGATGCTGGCAAG TCTTGTGGTGTTGACTATGAGGTGAAAGCATACATCGCCAAGGAGGCAGATGACCCTGATGAGAAAATTAGCAAGAA gGACACTTGCCGTCTGATAATTCGTAAGATCCAGTTTGCCCCAGGCAAAGTGGGTGCTGGACCAAAGGCTGACATCAGCAAGAACTTCATGATGTCTGACAAGCCAGTTCACCTGGAGGCCTCCATAGAGAAGGAG CTCTATTTCCATGGAGACCCAATCCCTGTAAATGTCAAAATCAACAATGAAACCACCAAAGTGGTGAAGAAAATCAAAATTACAG TTGAGCAGACAACAGAGGTGTTGCTTTACCAGTCTGATAAATATTCCAAGACGGTTCTTACTGAGGAATTTGC GGAGGAAATAAAAGGTGAATCCACCCTGGAGAAGACATTCACGGTGATCCCTCTGCTGTCCAACAACAAAGAGAAGCGTGGTCTTGCCGTGGACGGCAGACTAAAGGATGAGGATACCAACCTGGCTTCCACCACAAT CATCCGTCCTGGCATGGATAAAGGAATGCAGGGAATCATGGTCTCTTACAAAATCAAGGTGAACCTCTTGGTCTCCAGCGGAGGCCTCTTGGGAGGCCTAACAGCCAG TGATGTTGGAGTAGAAGTCCCCTTGATATTGATGTCCCCCAAACCCGCAGATGT AACGGATATCAAATTTGAGTAG
- the arr3b gene encoding arrestin 3b, retinal (X-arrestin) isoform X2, with translation MAKVYKKTSGNESIALYLGKRDFVDHVESVDIVDGVIKVDPAELEGRKVWVYLACAFRYGSDDLDVIGLSFRKDIWVKRIQIYPVVGTNPANTPMQEALLKKCGDQGHPFTFTIDTNLPCSVGLQPAPEDAGKSCGVDYEVKAYIAKEADDPDEKISKKDTCRLIIRKIQFAPGKVGAGPKADISKNFMMSDKPVHLEASIEKELYFHGDPIPVNVKINNETTKVVKKIKITVEQTTEVLLYQSDKYSKTVLTEEFAEEIKGESTLEKTFTVIPLLSNNKEKRGLAVDGRLKDEDTNLASTTIIRPGMDKGMQGIMVSYKIKVNLLVSSGGLLGGLTASDVGVEVPLILMSPKPADVPVE, from the exons ATGGCAAA AGTCTACAAGAAGACCAGCGGCAACGAATCA ATTGCTCTCTACCTGGGGAAGAGAGACTTTGTGGACCATGTGGAGAGTGTTGACATCGTCG ATGGGGTGATCAAGGTGGACCCCGCTGAACTTGAAGGCAGGAAAG TATGGGTGTATCTGGCATGCGCCTTCCGTTATGGTAGTGACGACCTGGATGTGATCGGGCTGTCATTCAGAAAAGACATCTGGGTTAAAAGGATTCAGATCTACCCTGTTGTTGGCACCAATCCAGCCAACACCCCCATGCAGGAGGCCCTCCTGAAGAAATGTGGGGACCAAGGCCATCCCTTCACTTTCACT ATTGATACCAACCTGCCATGCTCAGTCGGCCTTCAGCCCGCACCAGAGGATGCTGGCAAG TCTTGTGGTGTTGACTATGAGGTGAAAGCATACATCGCCAAGGAGGCAGATGACCCTGATGAGAAAATTAGCAAGAA gGACACTTGCCGTCTGATAATTCGTAAGATCCAGTTTGCCCCAGGCAAAGTGGGTGCTGGACCAAAGGCTGACATCAGCAAGAACTTCATGATGTCTGACAAGCCAGTTCACCTGGAGGCCTCCATAGAGAAGGAG CTCTATTTCCATGGAGACCCAATCCCTGTAAATGTCAAAATCAACAATGAAACCACCAAAGTGGTGAAGAAAATCAAAATTACAG TTGAGCAGACAACAGAGGTGTTGCTTTACCAGTCTGATAAATATTCCAAGACGGTTCTTACTGAGGAATTTGC GGAGGAAATAAAAGGTGAATCCACCCTGGAGAAGACATTCACGGTGATCCCTCTGCTGTCCAACAACAAAGAGAAGCGTGGTCTTGCCGTGGACGGCAGACTAAAGGATGAGGATACCAACCTGGCTTCCACCACAAT CATCCGTCCTGGCATGGATAAAGGAATGCAGGGAATCATGGTCTCTTACAAAATCAAGGTGAACCTCTTGGTCTCCAGCGGAGGCCTCTTGGGAGGCCTAACAGCCAG TGATGTTGGAGTAGAAGTCCCCTTGATATTGATGTCCCCCAAACCCGCAGATGT CCCAGTGGAGTAA